Proteins found in one Brachyspira murdochii DSM 12563 genomic segment:
- a CDS encoding DUF6198 family protein translates to MTAAENDISFHKQNRNFIISGELALIIVVIINSFSVVLMLYSGSGISAISSVPYAFSEVITNISLGTFTYIFQGILVLVLMLLRKKFVAEYLFSFAVGFCFGKFIDIHELWISHLPLTVTYRIIYFIISYFLLCFGIALSNRCKLPIIPTDLFPRELSNIINVPYSKVKIIFDVTCLLTTGVITFVFLGHIKGLGIGTVLAAFTMGKVIGVIGQHIDRRIEFVSLIKQKFNIDK, encoded by the coding sequence ATGACTGCTGCAGAAAATGATATCTCATTTCATAAACAAAATAGAAACTTTATAATAAGCGGAGAATTAGCTTTAATTATTGTTGTTATTATTAATAGTTTTAGTGTAGTTTTAATGCTTTATTCAGGTTCCGGAATATCAGCTATTTCAAGTGTTCCTTATGCTTTTTCTGAAGTAATAACAAATATATCTCTTGGCACTTTTACATATATTTTTCAGGGTATATTGGTATTAGTTCTTATGCTTCTCAGAAAAAAGTTTGTAGCTGAATATTTATTTAGTTTTGCAGTAGGGTTTTGTTTTGGAAAATTTATTGATATACATGAATTATGGATAAGTCATCTTCCATTAACTGTTACATATAGAATAATATATTTTATAATAAGTTATTTTCTTTTATGTTTTGGAATAGCTTTATCAAATAGATGTAAATTACCGATTATACCTACTGATTTATTTCCAAGAGAGCTTTCAAATATAATTAATGTTCCATATTCCAAAGTAAAGATAATTTTTGATGTAACTTGTCTTTTAACTACTGGTGTAATTACATTTGTATTTTTAGGGCATATAAAAGGACTTGGAATAGGTACTGTACTTGCTGCTTTTACAATGGGAAAAGTCATAGGGGTCATTGGACAGCATATTGATAGAAGAATAGAATTTGTATCTTTGATAAAACAGAAATTTAATATTGATAAATAG
- the rsgA gene encoding ribosome small subunit-dependent GTPase A: MKIKDIGFDEYFENLALEALKVNSLEEINNEELVPARVIRINKRYYTLFSDEGEFLARIKGKIRYNSEIQSELPVVGDWVLMKKSDNNAFIDTILTRKNILYRKANIKKNDIQAIVSNIDYAFIIVGIDNEMPMSAIARYLSVVHTSGIKPIIAISKIDLYEDEEYKELLAAIKETYPNETAFAYSSKTAKNTNTFLKYIKKDTSSVFIGASGAGKSTIINYLLKDERMKTQEVREYDFKGMHTTTHRELLVLDSGGVVIDTPGLRNLGLWEDDKGIKKTFEDLEEYAKRCKFKDCTHQHEPDCYILELLENDEIPYERYDAYITLLNENRELQKSSIEIRKDRKIALKKITKYGNRNKKNNK, encoded by the coding sequence TTGAAAATAAAAGATATAGGCTTTGATGAATATTTTGAAAATTTGGCATTAGAGGCTTTAAAAGTTAATTCTTTAGAGGAGATTAATAATGAAGAGCTTGTGCCTGCAAGAGTTATAAGGATTAATAAAAGATACTATACTCTTTTTTCTGATGAAGGAGAGTTTTTGGCTAGAATTAAGGGAAAAATTAGATATAATTCTGAAATACAAAGCGAGCTTCCAGTTGTAGGTGATTGGGTGCTTATGAAAAAGTCAGATAATAATGCCTTTATTGATACAATACTCACTAGAAAAAATATTTTGTACAGAAAAGCTAATATTAAAAAAAATGATATTCAGGCTATAGTAAGCAATATTGATTATGCATTTATCATAGTAGGTATTGATAATGAAATGCCAATGTCTGCTATAGCAAGATATTTGTCTGTAGTTCATACTTCGGGTATAAAGCCAATAATTGCCATAAGTAAGATTGATTTATATGAAGATGAAGAATATAAAGAATTATTAGCAGCTATAAAAGAAACTTATCCCAATGAAACAGCTTTTGCCTATAGTTCAAAAACTGCTAAGAATACAAATACATTTTTAAAATATATTAAAAAAGACACATCATCAGTATTTATAGGAGCATCAGGAGCTGGAAAATCTACTATTATTAATTATCTTTTAAAAGATGAGAGAATGAAAACTCAAGAGGTAAGAGAGTATGATTTTAAAGGAATGCATACTACTACACATAGAGAGCTTTTAGTATTAGATAGCGGAGGGGTAGTCATAGATACTCCGGGACTAAGAAATTTAGGTCTTTGGGAAGATGACAAGGGAATAAAAAAAACTTTTGAAGATTTAGAAGAATATGCTAAAAGATGTAAGTTTAAAGACTGTACGCATCAGCATGAACCGGACTGCTATATATTAGAACTTCTTGAAAATGATGAAATACCTTATGAAAGATATGATGCTTATATAACACTTCTTAATGAAAACAGAGAGTTACAAAAAAGTTCTATAGAGATAAGAAAAGATAGAAAGATAGCTTTAAAAAAAATAACTAAATATGGAAATAGAAATAAAAAAAATAATAAGTAG
- a CDS encoding heavy metal translocating P-type ATPase, producing the protein MLKNKERLLFLLEIFLGLIVLVLLYALHDKIHGITEYIIFFVPYLILGREVFKNAALDFIKGKFMRESFLMSIATVGAIILHQLPEALAVLMFYRVGDYFEDMAVDKSKRTIAALMAIRPDSANIIRENGNIEKADISEVHIGDNIIINPFEKVPLDSVIYEGESWIDTKALTGESMPRSVKVNDEILAGTINGDNTIKAKVVRAYAESSIAKILKLVQDSQNRKANIEQFISKFAGVYTPIVVFGAIFLTVIPTLIYGKEVFANWFQRSLTLLVVSCPCAFMVGIPLTYFASIGRASKLGVMVKGGVFLDLLAKTDKVIFDKTGTLTKGEFAIKEIYNTGVYDDEAMIKYAAYAETGSSHPIAVSIVEHYKKHHNGTINDSLISSHKDISGKGASAVVENKNILVGGINLLKQNNIDTSNYKENINVHIAIDSKYAGGFLIDDSVKDDTKEAISLLNSMNIKTALISGDNVNRVEEFAKEMNIQSFKGGCLPEDKVNVLEDMMKDSKASIFVGDGINDAPSLARADIGIAMGGLGSDAAIENADVVIMDDKPSKVASVIKLAKKNNIVVWQNILLALVIKFGAIILGALGLASMWLAIFADTGVTVIVVLNALRLLYPLGEKTENINADTKVCDIKVTDCDCGH; encoded by the coding sequence ATGTTAAAGAATAAAGAAAGGCTTTTATTTTTACTTGAGATTTTTTTAGGGCTTATTGTTTTAGTATTACTATATGCTTTGCATGATAAAATACATGGCATAACAGAATATATTATTTTCTTTGTACCGTATCTTATTTTGGGAAGAGAAGTTTTTAAAAATGCTGCTTTAGATTTTATAAAGGGAAAGTTCATGCGTGAGAGTTTTCTTATGAGCATTGCCACAGTAGGAGCTATTATACTTCATCAGCTTCCGGAGGCTTTGGCTGTACTTATGTTTTATAGGGTCGGTGATTATTTTGAGGATATGGCTGTTGATAAATCAAAACGTACAATAGCAGCATTAATGGCAATAAGACCAGACTCAGCAAACATTATAAGAGAAAACGGAAATATTGAAAAAGCAGATATATCAGAGGTTCATATTGGGGATAATATAATAATTAACCCTTTTGAGAAAGTACCTCTTGACTCTGTTATATATGAGGGTGAAAGCTGGATTGATACTAAGGCATTGACAGGTGAGAGTATGCCTAGAAGTGTTAAGGTTAATGATGAAATTTTGGCTGGTACTATAAATGGTGATAACACTATTAAAGCAAAAGTTGTAAGAGCGTATGCTGAGTCTTCCATTGCTAAAATACTTAAATTGGTTCAGGATTCTCAAAACAGAAAGGCTAATATTGAGCAGTTTATAAGTAAGTTTGCTGGTGTTTATACTCCTATAGTGGTATTTGGGGCAATTTTCCTCACAGTGATACCTACACTTATATACGGTAAAGAGGTTTTTGCCAATTGGTTTCAGCGTTCTTTAACTTTGCTTGTAGTGTCTTGTCCTTGTGCTTTTATGGTGGGTATTCCTTTAACATATTTTGCTTCTATAGGAAGGGCTTCAAAATTAGGGGTAATGGTTAAAGGAGGTGTATTTTTAGATTTGCTTGCTAAGACTGATAAAGTAATTTTTGATAAAACAGGTACTCTTACAAAAGGTGAGTTTGCTATAAAAGAAATATACAATACTGGTGTATACGATGATGAAGCTATGATTAAATATGCAGCTTATGCTGAAACAGGTTCTTCTCACCCCATTGCAGTATCTATAGTAGAACATTATAAAAAACATCATAATGGTACTATAAATGATAGTCTGATTTCATCTCATAAAGATATTAGCGGCAAAGGAGCTTCTGCTGTAGTAGAAAATAAGAATATACTTGTAGGGGGTATTAATTTATTAAAGCAGAATAATATTGATACTTCTAATTATAAAGAAAATATTAATGTTCATATAGCTATAGATTCAAAATATGCAGGAGGTTTTTTAATTGATGATAGTGTGAAAGATGATACAAAAGAAGCTATATCATTATTAAACTCTATGAATATAAAGACTGCATTGATTAGCGGAGATAATGTTAATAGAGTAGAAGAATTTGCTAAAGAGATGAATATACAATCATTTAAAGGAGGCTGTTTGCCTGAAGATAAAGTTAATGTATTAGAAGATATGATGAAAGATTCCAAAGCTTCAATATTTGTAGGCGATGGTATTAATGATGCTCCTTCTTTGGCACGTGCTGATATAGGCATAGCTATGGGAGGTCTTGGTTCTGATGCTGCTATTGAGAATGCCGATGTTGTTATTATGGACGATAAGCCTTCAAAAGTTGCTTCTGTTATAAAACTTGCCAAAAAGAATAATATTGTAGTATGGCAGAATATACTTTTAGCATTGGTAATAAAATTCGGAGCTATTATATTGGGTGCTTTAGGGCTTGCTAGTATGTGGCTTGCTATATTTGCTGATACTGGAGTAACTGTGATAGTAGTATTAAATGCTTTAAGGCTTCTTTATCCTTTGGGTGAAAAAACTGAAAATATTAATGCTGATACTAAAGTCTGCGATATAAAAGTAACTGACTGTGATTGCGGGCATTAA
- a CDS encoding ArsR/SmtB family transcription factor → MRKENITNNDDDCEVTTADENISSLIPKLPNDEEFSLLAGFFSVFSDPTRLKIISALSEKELCVHELSSLLEMKQPSVSQHLKMLWQARVVKKRKVGLHVFYRLDDEHIEKIYTWGYEHVKE, encoded by the coding sequence ATGAGAAAAGAAAATATTACAAATAATGATGATGACTGCGAAGTTACAACGGCAGATGAGAATATATCATCACTTATTCCAAAACTTCCGAATGATGAAGAGTTTTCGCTTTTGGCTGGATTTTTTTCTGTGTTTTCAGATCCTACCAGACTTAAAATAATATCAGCATTAAGCGAAAAAGAATTATGTGTACATGAATTATCATCTTTGCTTGAGATGAAGCAGCCTTCTGTTTCCCAGCATTTAAAAATGCTTTGGCAGGCTAGGGTAGTGAAAAAAAGAAAAGTAGGGCTTCATGTATTTTATAGGCTTGATGATGAACATATAGAAAAAATTTATACTTGGGGGTATGAACATGTTAAAGAATAA
- a CDS encoding DUF4954 family protein, translating into MYIFKKQDNDFRNLTNEEINFLKSQGCSSQSWEKILIKNVDLSRIKDVQFHGRVKINALNGNVRYHKKLKVPASINRATLIDVFINGNVYINNIGRFIANYKIEKGVIIENAGSIYMEGKSSFGNGVETSPIMEGDGRSVKIFNRLNSHIAYLVAIHRHKKLMREKINTIIDEYANQKTRKFGKIKKYAKIINARLIKNSLIDPYTTIENTDEINNTTVISTKECPSYIGTSVILKDSIVLKGADITDSTVIKKAFIGEGVRLARQFSCEDSLLFANCEGEHGEMFSIFAGPYTVTHHKATLLIASHFSFFNAGSGTNQSNHMYKLGPYHHGFMERGCKTGSNSYILWPSYIGAFSTVIGAHYDNVDTSDFPFSYITEHGYHQTRLIPALNLFGVGLSRDENKWKDRDRRKGDKKDLIIFDVFSPYTVSRMIKSEEILKNIKKENNHDDKNFLTYKNMIIKKSSLDKYSKRYSIAIDLYLHNKILSYIKSSKNIDEIISNLEYDKNNVFDNWSDIGGLICAKDRVDNIIKDLENDKINDIKTLTEAFEKLYNIYSEDEKSWVMNCIKSRYNIESINKDNIKKLLDEHKILLEKAYDIFYKDVEKEYDIAKMVSAGIDDKTMMEKDFEAVRGTVNENTFVVKYKKDMENKINDINNLINIL; encoded by the coding sequence ATGTACATTTTTAAAAAACAAGACAATGACTTTAGAAACCTTACCAATGAAGAGATTAACTTTCTAAAATCGCAGGGCTGTTCTTCTCAGTCTTGGGAAAAAATACTAATCAAAAACGTAGATTTAAGCAGAATAAAAGATGTTCAGTTTCATGGAAGAGTAAAAATTAATGCTCTTAACGGAAATGTCAGATATCATAAAAAACTTAAAGTACCAGCCTCTATTAACAGAGCCACTTTAATAGATGTATTTATAAATGGAAATGTGTATATAAATAATATAGGAAGATTTATAGCCAATTACAAAATAGAAAAAGGCGTTATAATAGAAAATGCAGGCTCTATATATATGGAAGGAAAAAGCAGTTTTGGTAATGGTGTAGAGACTTCACCTATTATGGAAGGAGACGGAAGAAGTGTTAAAATATTTAATAGGCTTAATTCACATATAGCATATTTAGTTGCAATACATAGACATAAAAAATTAATGCGTGAAAAAATTAATACTATAATAGATGAATATGCAAACCAAAAAACAAGAAAATTCGGCAAAATTAAAAAATACGCAAAAATTATTAATGCAAGACTTATAAAAAACTCATTAATAGATCCATACACTACTATAGAAAATACCGATGAAATTAATAATACAACAGTAATCAGTACAAAAGAATGTCCTTCATATATAGGAACTTCTGTTATATTAAAAGATTCTATTGTACTTAAAGGTGCAGATATTACAGACAGCACGGTAATAAAAAAGGCTTTTATAGGCGAAGGTGTAAGACTTGCAAGGCAGTTTTCATGCGAGGATTCACTTCTTTTTGCCAACTGCGAAGGCGAGCATGGAGAGATGTTCTCTATATTTGCAGGTCCTTATACTGTTACACATCATAAAGCAACACTTTTAATAGCCAGTCATTTTTCATTTTTTAATGCTGGAAGCGGAACTAATCAAAGTAATCATATGTACAAATTAGGACCTTATCATCATGGTTTTATGGAGAGAGGATGCAAAACTGGAAGTAATTCATACATTTTATGGCCTTCTTATATAGGAGCTTTTTCAACCGTTATAGGTGCACATTATGATAATGTTGATACTTCGGATTTTCCTTTCTCATATATAACCGAGCATGGATATCATCAGACAAGACTAATACCTGCATTAAATTTATTCGGTGTTGGGCTTTCAAGAGATGAAAATAAATGGAAAGACAGAGACAGAAGAAAAGGCGATAAAAAAGATTTGATAATATTTGATGTGTTTAGCCCATATACTGTTTCAAGAATGATTAAGTCTGAAGAGATATTAAAAAATATTAAAAAAGAAAATAACCATGATGATAAAAACTTTTTAACATACAAAAATATGATAATAAAAAAATCCTCTTTAGATAAATATTCAAAAAGATATTCTATAGCAATAGATTTATACTTGCATAACAAAATACTTTCATATATAAAAAGTTCCAAAAATATAGATGAGATAATATCAAATTTAGAATATGATAAAAATAATGTATTTGATAATTGGTCTGATATTGGAGGGCTTATATGTGCTAAAGATAGAGTTGATAACATAATAAAAGACTTAGAAAATGACAAAATAAATGATATAAAAACTCTTACAGAAGCGTTTGAAAAATTATACAATATATACTCTGAAGATGAAAAATCTTGGGTTATGAACTGTATTAAATCAAGATATAATATAGAAAGTATTAATAAAGATAATATAAAAAAATTATTAGATGAGCATAAGATATTATTAGAAAAAGCATATGATATCTTTTATAAAGATGTTGAAAAAGAGTATGATATAGCAAAAATGGTTAGTGCGGGAATAGATGATAAAACTATGATGGAAAAAGATTTTGAGGCTGTAAGAGGCACTGTCAATGAAAATACTTTTGTTGTAAAATATAAAAAAGACATGGAAAATAAAATAAATGATATTAATAATTTAATTAATATATTATAA
- a CDS encoding 50S ribosomal protein L11 methyltransferase has protein sequence MLIYSLSIKLERGFEDIIEAVIESGQLNILGFNIEFPVEDSNSSIVNIYNESESILKNNLSIIEENIKDIANYTLTTKQLKSEEYLTSYIEFLKPFDIGNITIVPNLKDFHNEESANPLYIAKQYAFGTGTHETTSLALEMINEYANNNDIAPKSIADIGCGSGILSLFAYKLGARNITSIDIDNDAVNCTLDNASYNDIKIDNVILGNAKDLINMNLKFDLVIANIETDILIEILPDLKSLLKQDSDLILSGILLEKESFMKNAIRENKLNIILRKSKNDWVSLMLKQ, from the coding sequence ATGCTGATATATTCATTATCTATAAAATTAGAAAGAGGGTTTGAGGATATAATAGAGGCTGTTATAGAAAGCGGTCAATTAAATATATTGGGTTTTAATATAGAGTTTCCTGTAGAAGACAGCAATTCATCTATAGTAAATATATATAATGAAAGCGAAAGTATATTAAAAAATAATCTCTCTATAATAGAAGAAAATATAAAAGATATCGCAAATTACACTTTAACTACAAAACAGCTAAAATCAGAGGAGTATTTAACTTCATATATAGAGTTCTTAAAACCTTTTGATATTGGAAATATAACTATAGTACCAAACTTAAAAGATTTTCATAATGAAGAAAGTGCTAATCCTCTTTATATAGCAAAACAGTATGCATTTGGAACAGGTACTCATGAAACTACTTCTCTTGCTCTTGAGATGATTAATGAATATGCTAATAATAACGATATAGCCCCAAAGAGTATTGCTGATATTGGATGCGGAAGCGGTATATTATCATTATTTGCATACAAACTTGGTGCTAGAAATATTACTTCAATAGATATAGACAATGACGCTGTTAATTGTACTCTTGATAATGCTTCATATAATGATATAAAAATAGATAATGTTATACTTGGAAATGCTAAAGATTTAATTAATATGAATCTTAAATTTGATTTGGTTATTGCCAATATAGAAACCGATATATTAATAGAAATACTTCCAGACTTAAAATCTTTATTAAAACAAGATTCTGATTTAATATTGTCCGGAATACTATTAGAAAAAGAATCATTTATGAAAAATGCTATAAGAGAAAATAAACTCAATATTATTTTAAGAAAATCAAAAAATGATTGGGTATCTTTAATGCTTAAACAATAA
- a CDS encoding glutamate-5-semialdehyde dehydrogenase yields MELIDLVKNAKEAAYILQSLDTDIKNKALLEIAKKIEENKDKIFEANKKDLEYAQKLLYENKISKSMFNRLKLDENKLIDVVSGIRDVVKLEDPINKVLLETELDDNLILKKISCPIGLIAVIFEARPDVISQISSLCIKSSNAVILKGGSEGENTNKAIFNIIEETLNNIKEFPKHSVNLVFTREDIKELLSMDKYIDLIIPRGGNSLVQYIKSNTNIPVLGHADGICHLYIDESANQEKALKICLDSKAQYPSACNAVETILVNKNIASEYLPKLYNLFKENEIKMNGDEEVKKILNQSDVGEVKEWHLEYGDKEVSLKIVEDTEEAYNHINKYGSHHTDSIISEDKNNIEKFMTFVDSANVYSNASTRFSDGFRYGFGAEVGISTNKTHARGPVGLEGLTIYKYKIFGSYQIVNDYVNHKSSFKHKRIK; encoded by the coding sequence ATGGAATTAATAGATTTAGTAAAAAATGCAAAAGAAGCAGCGTATATATTACAATCGCTTGATACTGATATAAAAAACAAAGCCTTACTTGAAATAGCTAAAAAAATAGAAGAAAATAAAGATAAAATATTTGAAGCTAATAAAAAAGATTTAGAATACGCTCAAAAACTTCTTTATGAAAATAAAATTTCTAAATCAATGTTCAACAGATTAAAACTAGATGAAAATAAATTAATAGATGTTGTTTCTGGTATAAGAGATGTTGTAAAACTTGAAGACCCTATTAATAAAGTATTATTGGAAACTGAGCTTGACGATAATTTAATATTAAAAAAAATATCCTGCCCTATTGGATTAATCGCTGTAATATTTGAAGCCCGCCCAGACGTTATATCACAAATATCTTCTTTATGTATCAAATCTTCTAATGCTGTTATACTCAAAGGAGGAAGCGAGGGAGAAAATACTAATAAAGCGATATTTAATATAATAGAAGAAACTCTAAACAATATAAAAGAATTTCCAAAACACTCTGTTAATTTAGTATTCACAAGAGAGGATATAAAAGAATTATTATCAATGGACAAATATATTGATCTTATAATACCAAGAGGAGGCAACAGTTTAGTACAGTATATAAAGTCAAATACCAATATACCTGTATTAGGACATGCTGACGGTATATGCCATTTATATATAGACGAATCTGCCAATCAGGAAAAGGCTTTAAAAATATGTTTGGACTCAAAGGCTCAGTATCCAAGTGCCTGCAATGCTGTTGAAACCATACTCGTAAATAAGAATATTGCTTCAGAATATTTGCCAAAACTTTATAATTTATTCAAAGAAAATGAAATAAAGATGAACGGTGATGAAGAAGTAAAAAAAATACTCAATCAATCAGATGTAGGAGAAGTAAAAGAGTGGCATTTGGAATATGGAGACAAAGAAGTATCATTAAAAATAGTAGAAGATACAGAAGAAGCATACAATCATATAAACAAATACGGCTCTCATCATACAGACTCAATCATATCAGAAGATAAAAACAATATAGAAAAGTTTATGACATTTGTTGATTCTGCCAATGTGTACTCTAATGCTTCAACAAGATTTTCAGACGGATTTAGATACGGTTTCGGTGCGGAAGTAGGAATATCTACAAATAAAACGCATGCAAGAGGTCCTGTAGGTTTAGAAGGTTTAACAATATACAAATACAAAATTTTTGGCAGCTATCAGATAGTTAATGATTACGTTAATCATAAATCTAGCTTCAAGCATAAGAGAATAAAATAA
- a CDS encoding DUF1232 domain-containing protein, with protein sequence MSDYDNTNNTNNNDKPAQSGVVPWIPLILAGIYMVSPVDLVPDVLPVLGWFEDALFLLAGGLNGIQNGVVEANSSIRKIIKFIKWGLLIVGVIGILIVVLLVVLVFKVAAN encoded by the coding sequence ATGAGTGATTATGATAATACTAACAATACTAACAATAATGATAAGCCTGCACAGTCTGGAGTAGTTCCTTGGATACCTTTGATATTGGCAGGTATATATATGGTTTCGCCTGTAGATTTAGTGCCTGATGTTTTGCCAGTATTAGGCTGGTTTGAGGATGCATTATTTCTTTTGGCAGGAGGGCTTAACGGCATACAGAATGGTGTTGTAGAGGCTAATAGTTCCATAAGAAAAATAATAAAGTTCATAAAATGGGGACTATTAATAGTAGGAGTAATAGGAATTTTAATAGTTGTTCTTTTGGTAGTTTTGGTATTTAAAGTAGCTGCAAATTAA